In Bdellovibrionales bacterium, a single genomic region encodes these proteins:
- a CDS encoding transposase family protein: MSSAEELGILRAKLEQIKKEVGAKGPRNRRYSNKQKALVIEASSSLEGWEIERLSGVRGPTLAKWQRRETLSRNPVERGSASGSYSGHHSHWQRVLDLWKSKPGLGPTQLKNQLKREGIRISVATVRNILEENGYELPKVKEKDERVFRYEAARPRELVHMDFKHFYINKQKVFLLLMQDDFSRFLCGHKISDSENIDAVIEVFEDCISKYGRMQVIMTDAGSAFYSWNGVNRFQKLIGDEYGIEHIKAGSPRSNGKIESVNKQIEKELLRVKEFSSLEEADLGIGEWIDFYNFERTHMGLSQSEVPADRFLYGWDHRKPRESSKNGVWEELLKVAVGKIK; the protein is encoded by the coding sequence ATGTCATCGGCAGAAGAGCTTGGAATTTTGAGAGCCAAGCTTGAACAAATCAAGAAAGAAGTCGGAGCAAAGGGCCCTCGGAATCGTCGGTACAGTAATAAGCAAAAAGCGCTCGTTATAGAGGCGAGTTCGAGCTTGGAGGGCTGGGAAATTGAGAGGCTCAGTGGCGTGCGTGGGCCAACCTTAGCCAAGTGGCAGCGACGGGAGACATTGTCTAGAAATCCCGTTGAACGGGGATCAGCATCAGGAAGTTACAGCGGTCATCATTCACATTGGCAGAGGGTTTTGGATTTATGGAAATCAAAGCCCGGGCTTGGGCCAACCCAGCTTAAGAATCAGTTGAAGCGAGAAGGTATTCGTATCAGTGTGGCAACAGTTAGAAATATTCTTGAGGAAAATGGATATGAGCTTCCAAAGGTAAAGGAAAAAGACGAGAGAGTTTTTCGCTATGAGGCGGCGAGACCTCGAGAGCTTGTGCATATGGACTTCAAGCATTTTTACATCAACAAACAAAAGGTCTTTCTGCTTTTGATGCAGGATGATTTTAGTCGATTTTTATGTGGTCACAAGATTTCCGATAGTGAGAACATCGATGCAGTTATAGAAGTTTTTGAGGATTGCATTTCAAAATACGGACGAATGCAGGTGATTATGACGGACGCGGGAAGTGCTTTCTACAGCTGGAATGGGGTCAATCGGTTCCAGAAATTGATTGGCGACGAATATGGAATAGAGCACATCAAAGCGGGATCCCCAAGATCAAATGGTAAAATCGAGTCCGTCAATAAGCAGATTGAAAAGGAGCTATTGCGGGTGAAGGAGTTTTCAAGTCTTGAGGAGGCAGATCTTGGGATTGGAGAATGGATAGATTTTTATAATTTTGAAAGAACCCATATGGGTCTTTCCCAGTCTGAGGTTCCGGCTGACCGATTTTTATATGGTTGGGACCATAGAAAACCTCGAGAATCATCAAAGAACGGGGTATGGGAGGAATTATTGAAGGTGGCCGTGGGAAAAATTAAATAA
- a CDS encoding DDE-type integrase/transposase/recombinase — protein sequence MNEDIRKAIGLIRHQIISPVLMETGRGQMKYFREICRQEFEYPGGERKIFSAETMKGWLKSYRKHGFAGLVPKERSDRGLQRFAMGGLGAKIIELRQELMELSAAHFYRRCLKEKILGDPPLCEQTLRRFLKAQDLTNKNASSLKGRKRYEMDRFGELWVGDFMHGPILEAPKKKKAILFGIIDDHSRVIVGHRWSLVETTLPIEQVFKEAILKYGKPDRLYLDNGPSFSSKYLRTVCAQLGIGLIHSKPYDSPSRGKIERFWRTVREKFLVDFKGTSLRELNDSFDIWLRAEYHLVPHAGISCRPLDRYQVSLSEYPRPRVNEEVLEEFFLMEKIRRVNKDATISLNSLIYEVPTQYIGQKVQIRYRQDNQRELFLYEKDKRITAIKVVDARANGKKYQPRARATVISYQSEQK from the coding sequence ATGAACGAAGACATAAGAAAGGCGATCGGACTGATTCGCCACCAAATTATCTCGCCGGTGCTAATGGAAACTGGGCGCGGGCAGATGAAATATTTTAGGGAGATTTGCCGCCAGGAGTTTGAATACCCGGGAGGCGAAAGAAAGATATTTTCTGCAGAAACGATGAAGGGTTGGCTGAAGAGCTATCGCAAACATGGCTTTGCTGGGCTAGTCCCGAAAGAGCGAAGTGACCGGGGGTTGCAGAGATTTGCAATGGGTGGATTGGGGGCGAAAATTATTGAGCTTCGTCAGGAGTTGATGGAGCTCAGTGCGGCCCACTTTTACCGTCGCTGTTTGAAGGAAAAGATATTAGGTGATCCACCACTTTGTGAGCAGACGTTGCGAAGATTTTTAAAGGCCCAAGATTTGACCAATAAAAATGCGTCATCACTTAAGGGCCGTAAGCGCTACGAGATGGATCGATTTGGCGAGTTATGGGTGGGAGATTTTATGCATGGCCCGATTTTAGAGGCGCCCAAAAAGAAAAAAGCCATTTTATTTGGCATCATTGATGATCATTCTCGGGTGATTGTGGGTCATCGTTGGAGTCTGGTGGAGACGACACTTCCGATTGAGCAAGTTTTTAAGGAAGCCATTTTAAAATATGGTAAACCCGATAGACTTTATCTCGACAATGGTCCGAGTTTTTCCAGTAAATATTTACGCACTGTTTGTGCGCAATTAGGCATTGGCCTAATCCATTCTAAGCCCTATGACTCACCATCAAGGGGCAAGATTGAGAGATTTTGGCGAACGGTTCGGGAGAAATTTTTAGTTGATTTTAAAGGGACCTCACTGCGTGAACTCAATGACTCCTTTGATATATGGCTCAGGGCTGAGTATCATTTGGTCCCCCACGCAGGGATCAGTTGCAGACCATTGGATCGTTACCAAGTCTCCCTGTCTGAGTATCCTCGGCCGCGTGTGAATGAAGAGGTTTTGGAGGAATTTTTCTTAATGGAAAAAATTCGTCGTGTGAACAAAGATGCGACGATTTCTTTGAACAGTCTCATTTACGAAGTTCCTACTCAGTATATTGGCCAAAAAGTGCAGATTCGCTATCGTCAGGACAATCAGCGGGAATTATTTTTATATGAAAAGGACAAGCGAATCACCGCAATTAAAGTGGTGGATGCTAGAGCTAACGGCAAAAAGTATCAACCAAGAGCTCGCGCAACGGTGATCTCATACCAATCGGAGCAGAAATGA
- a CDS encoding transposase, protein MLVLENKRRFKKLSNGHNTQQKLALRSDIVLLAAEGHLPASISKKLQICGATASRWINRWMAGRDSGLSVSAILDDAPRSGAPGTFTPEPICQLFAMACEKPSNYGRPISHWTPRELADELKKQGFVDSISPRHVGRLLNEADIKPHLMRYYLDTKKDERFDEKVANICEIYEKAPSITEEGGRVISLDEMRHSGAGKNCTR, encoded by the coding sequence ATGTTGGTTTTAGAAAACAAAAGAAGATTTAAAAAATTGAGCAACGGCCACAATACCCAGCAGAAGTTGGCACTTCGGTCAGATATTGTTTTGCTGGCGGCAGAAGGACATCTCCCTGCGAGCATCTCGAAAAAATTGCAAATCTGTGGAGCGACTGCGTCGCGTTGGATTAATCGATGGATGGCCGGCCGTGATTCCGGACTTTCGGTCTCTGCGATTTTGGATGATGCGCCAAGATCAGGCGCCCCTGGGACTTTCACACCAGAGCCTATTTGCCAATTGTTTGCGATGGCATGTGAGAAGCCAAGCAACTATGGTCGGCCAATTAGCCACTGGACACCAAGAGAACTTGCAGACGAACTCAAAAAACAAGGCTTTGTCGACTCTATATCGCCAAGACACGTCGGACGACTGCTAAACGAAGCCGACATCAAACCTCACCTTATGCGATATTATTTGGACACAAAAAAAGACGAGCGCTTTGATGAAAAGGTAGCCAATATTTGTGAGATCTATGAAAAGGCGCCGTCAATTACCGAGGAGGGCGGTCGGGTGATTAGCCTTGATGAAATGCGGCATTCAGGCGCTGGAAAGAACTGCACCAGATAA
- a CDS encoding transposase, translated as MRRNQSRILKKIARCGHSDFCFAVDDTANPKYGNNAFASAPFHSSGGPYFGQKILVLVIVNLKTGQALPISYAFLTGKKDPDHVPGHFRAIDLVQAAIHSGFPPLPVTSDSWFDSKEFIRSVKDLGCEFAGELKATRLARTNSNSGSSRQKLKLWFVKLKKIRLTRSRFQKRHEKRGKAFSQATLFIKDLYIPLTVIAVYNRINGSTPFAFYATTDLSMTGARLWKYSRARWAIEVMFRDLKQSLSFGGLTAGGEGGAHMAVCIPLILLTSIRLDAKEIWGSESKETLGTTVQRHREIALAEAIDAIVASPHGSRAERLRARRKNPNEKPTNLCGEKISA; from the coding sequence ATGCGCCGAAATCAATCAAGGATTTTGAAGAAAATTGCCAGATGCGGTCATAGCGACTTCTGTTTTGCTGTCGATGATACGGCCAATCCGAAGTATGGGAACAACGCGTTTGCTTCCGCCCCATTTCATTCCTCAGGGGGGCCATATTTTGGGCAGAAAATATTGGTTCTTGTTATCGTCAATTTAAAAACCGGACAGGCCTTGCCCATCAGTTATGCTTTTTTAACTGGTAAGAAAGATCCTGATCATGTCCCTGGACATTTTCGAGCTATTGACTTAGTCCAGGCGGCGATTCACAGCGGGTTTCCTCCACTTCCTGTTACCTCAGATAGTTGGTTTGATTCCAAGGAATTCATTCGGTCTGTCAAGGACCTGGGGTGTGAATTTGCTGGAGAACTTAAGGCCACGAGACTTGCTAGAACAAATTCAAATTCTGGAAGTTCAAGACAAAAGCTAAAATTATGGTTTGTAAAGCTCAAAAAAATTCGCCTGACACGATCGCGCTTTCAAAAGAGGCATGAGAAACGCGGCAAGGCCTTCAGCCAAGCAACTCTGTTCATCAAGGACCTTTATATACCACTCACAGTCATTGCTGTTTACAATCGAATTAATGGATCCACACCGTTCGCCTTCTATGCAACGACTGACCTTTCAATGACCGGGGCAAGGCTTTGGAAGTATTCGAGAGCGAGATGGGCGATTGAAGTTATGTTCCGTGATCTCAAACAATCTCTCTCGTTTGGAGGGCTGACTGCAGGAGGGGAAGGAGGGGCACACATGGCAGTGTGCATACCGCTAATCCTTTTAACCTCGATTCGGCTTGATGCGAAAGAAATTTGGGGGTCGGAGAGCAAAGAAACATTGGGAACTACGGTCCAGAGACACCGGGAAATCGCTCTTGCAGAGGCCATCGATGCCATTGTTGCGAGTCCTCACGGTTCAAGGGCTGAGCGGCTGCGGGCGCGCAGAAAAAATCCCAATGAAAAACCCACCAACCTCTGTGGAGAAAAAATATCAGCCTGA
- a CDS encoding ATP-binding protein, with translation MPKIIFRQLFFTGHAGTGKTHLARALGYSACQKGLSVLFLTAAEMVNHLQHAQKTFNLESELNKYRKPQVLIIDELGYVALDTQASNLFFQVISSRHDADWVR, from the coding sequence TTGCCAAAGATAATCTTCCGTCAGTTGTTTTTTACCGGCCATGCCGGGACGGGCAAGACACATCTGGCAAGGGCCTTAGGCTACTCAGCATGCCAGAAGGGTTTATCAGTTTTGTTTCTAACCGCAGCTGAGATGGTGAATCATCTTCAGCACGCGCAGAAGACTTTTAATCTTGAATCTGAACTAAACAAATACAGAAAACCTCAGGTCTTGATCATTGATGAGCTGGGATACGTGGCCTTGGACACACAGGCCAGCAACTTGTTCTTCCAAGTGATCTCTTCCAGACATGATGCGGATTGGGTACGATAG
- a CDS encoding ISAzo13 family transposase: MDEKNLKTWKSLIPSLSEAQKRWYIGQKAIELGRGGIAQMHSLTGLSENTIIRGMREVKRGKPEKMGARARNRGGGRKRIETTEPDVSALLHEILDESTAGDPMSPIKWTRKSCRTIEQELRRKKIDVSYPTVCRLLHESGYTLQSNRKDKEGKSHPDRDLQFRFIAGQASVFLDTGRPVISVDTKKKERVGEFKNAGETWRTKGTPEKVNVYDFPNLAIGTAVPYGTYDVARNEGFVNVGMSHDTAEFAVESIRQWWKLVGKKHYSKTKELLICADGGGSNSSASRRWKVNLQKFSDATGLKVTVCHYPPGTSKWNKIEHRMFSFISMNWRGKPLVSYETVVNLIGATKTAKGLQVRARLDRQTYEKGIKATDEEMESLAIQRLEPFPRWNYIISPRKPNTTN, translated from the coding sequence ATGGATGAAAAAAATCTAAAAACTTGGAAATCCCTTATTCCGAGCCTCTCAGAAGCCCAGAAGAGGTGGTACATAGGACAAAAGGCGATTGAGCTTGGCCGAGGGGGTATTGCTCAAATGCACTCTTTGACGGGACTTTCAGAGAATACGATAATTCGTGGAATGCGCGAAGTAAAGCGTGGAAAACCAGAAAAAATGGGAGCGCGGGCGCGTAATCGTGGAGGTGGGCGAAAGCGTATTGAGACAACCGAGCCCGATGTTTCTGCTTTGCTGCATGAAATTTTAGATGAATCGACGGCGGGGGATCCAATGAGTCCAATCAAATGGACTCGCAAATCGTGTCGAACAATCGAACAAGAATTACGTCGTAAAAAAATTGATGTCAGCTATCCGACTGTCTGTCGACTGCTTCACGAGAGTGGCTATACACTGCAGTCCAATCGTAAAGATAAGGAAGGCAAATCTCATCCAGATAGAGACCTTCAGTTTCGATTTATCGCTGGCCAAGCCAGCGTTTTTTTGGATACGGGAAGACCTGTGATTTCAGTCGACACCAAGAAAAAGGAGCGGGTTGGCGAGTTCAAAAATGCCGGAGAAACCTGGCGAACCAAGGGAACCCCGGAGAAAGTGAATGTTTACGATTTCCCAAATTTAGCCATAGGAACCGCGGTTCCCTATGGGACTTACGACGTCGCTCGAAACGAAGGTTTTGTAAATGTTGGGATGTCGCACGACACTGCCGAGTTCGCAGTGGAAAGCATTCGCCAATGGTGGAAGCTCGTTGGTAAAAAGCACTATTCAAAGACCAAAGAATTATTAATTTGTGCCGATGGTGGAGGCAGCAATAGTTCAGCGAGCCGTCGCTGGAAAGTAAATCTGCAAAAATTTTCAGATGCGACTGGATTGAAAGTTACGGTTTGTCACTATCCGCCTGGCACAAGCAAGTGGAACAAAATCGAGCATAGGATGTTTTCGTTCATCAGCATGAACTGGCGAGGAAAGCCTCTTGTGAGCTACGAAACTGTGGTAAATTTAATTGGTGCAACAAAGACCGCAAAGGGACTACAGGTGCGGGCGAGGCTTGATCGTCAAACTTATGAAAAGGGAATCAAGGCGACCGATGAGGAAATGGAAAGTTTAGCAATTCAACGACTGGAGCCATTTCCACGGTGGAACTACATAATATCTCCCCGAAAGCCCAACACCACGAACTAG
- a CDS encoding ATP-binding protein, translating to MGTIATTNLPFGKFNQIFANDAIAHAIVDRLVNEAEVFTWRETAIGHINDSKNEAKKTR from the coding sequence TTGGGTACGATAGCTACGACCAATCTGCCGTTCGGAAAGTTCAACCAGATCTTTGCCAACGATGCCATTGCCCATGCCATCGTAGACCGGCTCGTCAATGAGGCTGAGGTTTTTACATGGAGGGAGACAGCTATAGGCCACATCAACGACAGCAAAAATGAAGCGAAAAAAACTCGCTAG
- a CDS encoding IS630 family transposase yields the protein MFEDEANFRQDSTLHRTWSRKGCQPLVPVTGQRKSVKIFGCVDVTSSKFIYSADEVFNVPSYLNFLEYMGTEMFEKNKKVYFVQDNASYHKSPETWKWFKENRKWIEVHNLPPYCPELNAAEALWKVTRKSGTHNKHFESEEQLISTLDAVLGNMYENPSEISGYMAPFL from the coding sequence ATCTTTGAAGATGAAGCAAACTTCCGTCAGGATTCAACGCTTCATCGAACCTGGTCAAGAAAAGGTTGTCAGCCACTAGTCCCCGTAACCGGCCAGAGAAAATCTGTCAAAATATTTGGTTGTGTTGATGTTACTTCTTCAAAGTTCATTTATAGCGCAGACGAAGTCTTCAACGTCCCGTCCTACCTGAATTTCCTGGAATATATGGGCACTGAGATGTTTGAGAAAAACAAAAAAGTCTACTTTGTTCAGGACAATGCTTCGTACCACAAAAGTCCCGAAACATGGAAATGGTTCAAGGAAAATAGAAAATGGATTGAGGTTCACAATCTCCCTCCATATTGCCCAGAACTCAATGCTGCAGAGGCTTTGTGGAAAGTGACAAGAAAGTCAGGAACCCACAATAAACACTTTGAAAGCGAAGAACAGCTGATCTCTACACTCGACGCGGTCCTTGGGAATATGTACGAAAACCCTAGTGAAATCTCAGGATACATGGCCCCTTTTTTATGA
- a CDS encoding AAA family ATPase translates to MMEAYFGLKNIPFTQEIKTTDLIPTFDIKEAEARLHYLKQHRGIMRLTGEPGSGKTSILRRWVESLNPQSYLHCYTPHSTVSKTDLYRQINALLHLPSKVRKSDLFNQIQSAIWAQYTQGKVTCLIFDECQMMDHATLQELVPLTNFVMDSRLPFILLMVGQPELLDKLNRSVHEPLKQRIQIHYHMAGLDGNETKSYVEAQLALAGRRDPLFDVSSFAVIHQLSGGLPRKVNSLAVASMKMAMFDKRQLIDGDLVLKVAPEALG, encoded by the coding sequence ATGATGGAGGCTTATTTTGGATTAAAAAACATTCCCTTCACTCAAGAGATCAAAACTACGGATCTGATACCAACTTTTGATATTAAAGAGGCTGAAGCCAGGCTCCATTATCTAAAGCAGCATCGCGGAATTATGCGCCTGACCGGAGAGCCTGGCAGTGGAAAGACTTCGATCCTTCGACGATGGGTGGAGAGTCTAAATCCGCAGTCCTATTTGCATTGCTACACGCCGCACTCAACGGTCTCAAAAACGGATTTGTATCGTCAGATCAATGCCCTTTTGCATTTGCCATCGAAGGTGCGAAAGTCTGACTTGTTTAACCAAATCCAATCGGCAATTTGGGCGCAGTACACCCAAGGGAAAGTGACGTGCTTGATCTTCGATGAATGTCAGATGATGGATCATGCGACATTGCAAGAACTGGTGCCGCTAACAAATTTTGTAATGGATTCTCGCTTGCCGTTTATTTTGTTGATGGTGGGGCAACCCGAGCTTTTAGATAAGCTTAACCGCTCAGTGCATGAACCGCTCAAACAGAGAATCCAGATCCATTACCATATGGCAGGGCTTGATGGGAATGAGACCAAAAGTTATGTTGAAGCCCAGCTGGCTCTAGCTGGTCGGCGGGACCCACTTTTTGATGTCTCAAGTTTTGCTGTAATCCATCAACTCTCTGGCGGCTTGCCACGCAAGGTGAATAGCCTAGCCGTCGCTTCGATGAAAATGGCGATGTTTGATAAGCGCCAGCTCATTGATGGCGATCTTGTCTTGAAGGTGGCGCCAGAGGCTTTGGGATAA